In the Populus nigra chromosome 2, ddPopNigr1.1, whole genome shotgun sequence genome, GTTGTTAATGTACTAGATTCTCCAAGGCAATTGAGAAAACTTGATCGTATGGTAATGGTGAGGTTTTAGTTTTTGACGAAATCCAAGCCATAGCAATTCTATCAGGAATTGGATATCCTAACACAATACTTGCAGCCAAACCTTTAGTCAGCACAATTTTGTGAGATTTATAGcacaacttaattttattttgcttttattttcctgAATGTTGATTGTTTTGCTCCCTTTACATTTTTCACTGGTCACACACTAAAGTAAAAGAGGAATAAAATGTGTCACGATGATGAACTCACAAGGTTCCCATAAGCCCAAAAGCCTCCAATGGCGACTGGAAACAGGCACAAAGCAATAAAGAAATAGGCAACTTTGGCTCCTTTCCACATGGGCACATGAGCTGGGTGCTTAAATGTTGATGGCATTGTTGCctgaagaaaatcaaataaactccagattaaaaaaaaaaaccctgaaatgataatgattttttcatataaaatcatTGCTTCGAAACTCAGAGTGAATACCTGAATCTCCATGGCTAGATTGTGCCCTCTGAAAGCAAAGGCAACAATCCCAAGAGCATTCATGACTGAAAAGACAGAAGCACTAAAGGATGGCAAAGAAAGGGGTTCATAAGAGATTGTAGGTGGCCTTTGTTGGCTAACAGAAAGAACCCACACCATGGTAGAGTAAGTGATAGCTGTTATGGCACCGATGAGTGAAAGTCCCGCAATTGAATTCAGATTTGGGAGCTGGGACAGAACGATGCATAGAGAAGTGAATACCAGGTACCACTCAACTGTTGTTAGGGGATTTGATGAACAGAGTGGCCCACAAACTATTTGGAAGAATAATTTCATTGTCTCCCCTCCTATAAGAATCAAAGCTGTTGCGGTTCCAGCTGACAAATAAACTGTTGGGAAGAGCGCAAGCCAGAGGCCTAATCTTTCCCCTGCAACCACAACAATACAGAATCAATATAGAACAGAAATTGCAAAAGACAAAAACTTCTCCAGCTTCAATCACCATGCCATTGAACTCCAATTGACAAAATAAACAGAGATGCCAACCAAGCACTGTGAAATATTGATTCCAATCAATTTGAGCAGAGGTTATAGTTCAAGTAACACTCTTACAATTTACTTTATGATTGAATGTCTGAATCTATACCCGTGCTTCATTATTTCTGAGCTTACGAATTTAACAGTTTATTGGGCATAGAATCTATCAGATTTTCAACTGAGCGTGACATGATTCTCACCGAATGCAGCTTGTGCAAGCTCCACATATCTGTTGTATCTCTTCCCGGGAACAGCTTCATGCAGCTGAACCAGAATCCATAGAGTGTAAAGTTGCCAGCAGTAGGCTATGGTTAAGGACAGTATTCCCCAACTCCTggagaaacagaaaaaaagaaggtaaatcAACCAAATTCAGTTGCTTCTGTGCCTCTAAGCAACTAATCCAATTTCCATTctcatattttgaaattttctagAAGCTCCAATTAAGGAATACGGCAGCAGAAGCGCTGCAaatctttttctgttttaattGTCTCTGAATTTGAGCATTTAACTCCTCTTTTACCTAGCTTTCTTGGTAGGATAGAAAATGCTGAATTAAGTAACCAAACAATCAATTGCAAAGACCAAAATCAGAGTGGTAAATTTGGTCATTTTAGCTCTTCTTGACCTTATAACTTTCTAGGAGCTGCAAACATGCTCAAATCAGTCTCATTACAGTGTCCCTTTCTACTCCCTCTAAAATCAGTCAAAGCCAAGCGTCAAACTGAACGCATCCCGGCTCTTGTCAGAACCATGATATTTCAGAACTAAAGGCagcaatatattaaaaagcatAATTTTAACACTGTTTCTGTACTTTTTTTGGTCATCAAACTTCGATGGAAGTGATAGGTTTCAATGTTGAAAGCtgcacaatttaaaaatatcaacaatcTTGATCATGAATGAGCAAAAAGCTACAAAAGcaacaattaaatataaaggGGACCTCTGAAATTggccaaaggtaaaaaacagAATTATGAGCGGCCCAATAACAAATTTGGTATCCCTTGTCTAGAATAATTGAATATGCATAAAACCAAAACATGGAATGACCAGCTTCAGCTTTCTAGTATGTTTCTATATCTtctattcaaaaacaaatcttcaagaacattataaaaagatcaaagaaGATCACTTTGTAGACCCACAGTCCATAAACTTTTAGCAAAATTCTTCTGACCACCATGTGAAGCCAGTGCTGCAGAGTACAGTCACGTTTTCTCATTCgttgaaataaaaagagaaaaactcaCACCTCACATTTTATATACACAACTGAAAGAAATCGAAATAAggtaaaaatcaacaaaatgtttGAGGATATAACTGGGTAGTGGTACTAGAAACTCGAACGCATCaacagaaggaaaaagaaatgaagtcCAAAGCTGAAAACATGATCAAGATGAGCAATTTGAGGGGGTGTAGGGCATAGACTGAAAGCAAGAATCAACCCATGAACATAACTAGAAACCAGTGTCCATCAGATGCATTATTAGTTAAGTACTTCAACATAATAAATGCATCAAGCAAGAAGTATAGTTTAGTACTTCTATATATGCTCTTCAGACATACAAGATGTAAAGCAAAAGATCAAGGAGTAGTAATTACCAGCCAAGAAAAGCAAAGGCAACAGGCAAAACAAGGGCTTGAAACCCAACACCGGCATTCAAGTTATGAAACGCCGCATAATGAGCATTCCCATTACGAGACTCGGTGATAGGAAGCCAAGCATCTTGCGGATTGAGCTTAGTCAAATGACCCACTTCCTCTAAATAACCCTTCATGTTAATCAACACCCTCTTCATTGGCGTCCCTATTGGGCTCAAAAACCTCGGCGAGATAAACGATGTCGGTGTCCATGCTGTCGATGATTTCGCTTCCTTTGAAGCTGGCCTTGGTGACCTTTGACCTGACGGAGTCAGTATCTCTGGCGTCGATGCACGTGGCGTTGCTGGAATGGATATTAACTCCGTCTCTGGTCTCTCCTCCATTCTTGAATGCTCTCTCGGTGCACACTCGACCCTCTCTGCGTTGAAATAGAAGTAAAGCGTGTGTACGAGATTTTGCTTTCTTTGTTACTTTACGTATGTTTATCTTTTTCAGTTGTGTCTGAACCCGAGTGGCTGTGAGGAGGAATGTGAGGGGGTGTAAACAGAGAGcatgaaagtttgaaaatttatgaTCGCAACCGTTGATTTTGCATGGAAGTGGAAACGAACGGATCAGGATGGTTGTAAAAAGGATGGTTGTGATACGTGTTTCTCGGGTAACGTGAACAAGGTTTCTGAATTTACAGGCGTGAAGTTGACTGGTTTTGATTTcgattgatgggttttttttttttgtgtttgtgtgaGTGAGTGAGGGACAAGAGATGCAATGCTGATGAGATATATACTATTATATATAGTGAGGTGAGAGGAGTGTGAAAGTGTAATGGATGGCCGGGTGGTGGTTATAAAACCCGGTCTAGCATATTCCTCAGTTTAAAGTTTGAGTTATTGGCAGagcgggttaacctgatttgttaagttttttaaaaaaaataaatcgaaacaGATTTTAGTTGGATTTTGATAAGGCTAATTGGATTACATAGATTTTACCAGCTTAATTTTCATctaattttacatgaaaatcaTTAATACTAATAGCAGTCTATTTGGAAACGTTATAGaacttgtgtttttaaaaaattcaaaagattttttgtttaaaattaatatttttttagtgtttttggatcgttttgatgcgttgatatcaaaaataatttttaaaaaataaaaaacatatcaccttaatatatttctaaataaaaaatattttgaggtGGAACTATAATACAAATTAgggtgtttaataatttttgtagtttcagttaaaaaaaaagatttgaaaaaaaaaacttttagcgAAACCAATATAACCTCCTACGGTGTATAGACAAACAGAGCCTTAACTTGTGCCGGGCGGGTTTGGTAGACTAGTATGGGGTGGGGCACTGGGGCAGGTCAAAGAATGCATCGATCATTTCAATCAGGGTGTTTGATGAATGATCATTTTAGGGTGGGTCCCAGGCCTTGCTCCGGATTTTCCGTTGTCATGAATAATGGATGCGTGGCGCGTTGGTCTTGGAATGTCAAAGTATCTGGTTTTGGACCGATTGCTAGATAACCCTAAAAGTGTTATTTGGCTATTAGCAGACTAATTTTCACGGTTTTACTACTCTCATTTTTTACTAGTTAAGGAAgattattgtgatttttcaatgatatttaagttattctgctatcaatttatttattaatcaagattaaattttatttgtaaatatttttaagaatattttttacatttgatttaatacacttaataaaacagttttctttttctttgtctatATCTgtgctataaaaaatattattttaaataaaaatttaatacacgtgagaattttaattttaatcttataaaCAAAAAGTATTGAAAgaggtattttaattttaaaaatataaaattgcagAGTCCattaattcaaaaagaaaaggtctTGAAATTCATACGAAAAAGGAACGCCGTGCGCGTGGGATAGGCTATAAGGATCCGAGACCAATCAATAAAGTAAGGAAGAGGAACATTGAAGGGTCCCACAGTCATCGATTACTGCGCGGCGGTAACTTTGAAAAAAAGTAGGGACACGCAGTGTCAGGTTTGTTCGACACCACCACGTGCCACTCATCTCGCGTGGCTTGTGCACCCATGCGATTATTAGCCTTGCCATATTTGTTAGCCACGCATGGTGCCTGcctacaaaaaaatttaagtctCGGACAGAAGATATCTCCATTTtcagtggattttttttattttttttacctttttggtAAAATCATACTGGAGAAGTTCATCCCATGCTTAGCTTCtatcattatcattaaattcgatgatttgaaaatactttaaattagattttaggttaaattataaaaaatattgattggttcgataaaatttaatttttctcgaTTAAACTTTTAGTAAATGATGAAACTCGtttcaaattgaattaattaaattaaaaaaatacatcgctataaaaaataaaataaataatttagattAACTTGATaatccaagtattttttttttggaatcaaTCTAGAAGTTATACCTAATGACCGTCTTTGATTAATGATGAAAAACTAGCATGTCGAACAGCGTATcatttcgtttttttttgttcgtttTGCATGCTTGGTCAACATAATACTGTTCTATATAGtccttcaattgtttttttctcgatGGCAGTTATCATTTAAATTTAGAGGGTTATTGGCAtagcttgtatttttatttttacatgttttttaaaaatatttttaatttaaaaaaatattaaatttatatattttttagagctTTGTAATATTTTGCAACGAATGATTATTATTTTCCGAAGCAAAGAGATGGACCACAGCGCACCAGGGCTTGCTTGCCGAAAGTTGAATCGGCGCTGCTGTTCCGGTTATTCTTccgactccatttatttttaaattgaggtccCTTTTAAACCGTTGCCTAGAACTAATCATTTTGGTCAAGCGAAAGTTGTATGGTGGAGGGTTTGTGGGAATTTCTTATGAGTTATTTATCTATTAGAGCTTTTAACAAGTCCAGGaattaattaaatcttgttAGATTTTCTATGAGACAGGAACATGGGAAGTTTAACTTGTTTTAATTAGAATGAGTCTGCCATCACTGTGATCCCAAATCCTAAGTGCCAGGGTGTAGAAACATGGTTGCAAAACTCGATTAGAGTCATGTGTTAGGAAGGCCGTTACGGTTcgtcccttaattttttttaaaacataatattattttaattaaaaatattcaatttattaAGTGTTTTCATATGGTCAAACATGAATCGGTGATGTTAATGAGCTAGTGGAtaacccatgttttttttagtttaacacgAGTGTCTGAGCTAGCTTgcgtgtatctcgactaatcccacaggctctgaagttaacgaccatataagcctccagtgatcattatatgagcaaccacagggttcGAATATGAGACCACAGAGAGAGCAAACTTTTTAGTCCTAAACTTTTATTAttggaccaccacctagataatTAGATAACCCATGTTTTTAATCGATCAGTTAGGTAATTTTTTTAGTCCAAACATCGGGTGAGCTAGATCTCTAGTTGATTCTTCAGTCCGTTATAGGTTTGACAACCATTCGACCGAAAAGAATGCTtccattccaagttccaattcaCTTGCCATGGATGATATTGTTATCCTCTACATGGAAAATAGTGGATTCAATGGCGCCGACGACCAAGAGTCTCGAAGCAATGTATGTGGCAACACATCCCTGTTGGGAGAAGTTAAAATATTGCCAGAACTCTGCCACCTTGCTTCAATTTGTTCTTGGAGAAATCCATGGATTAATTCAATGGACATAAACACacagataaaattatataagattTATATCTTAACGAGATAAATTAAATCagtcaaataataaatatccTTGTAGCTTAGCTCACGAGAAGGATAAATCAAAAGGCTACAAGCCCTAAACATGGTAATCTTAGCTCATGGAAAATCATGCTTGTTTATATCCTTGAAGGCAAGCTAGAGTTTTTGTCCTGGGCTCCATTCTAGAACTCGCAGCCCATTTACATGCCCACTCTATCAAGGGTTTCAAAGTTCAGGCCCAACTTATTATTATCCATGACTGTACTATCGGCTGTGTGATAGCTTTGCTACTTTCTACAGGCCGATATAGGCCCATACCATTTCAACAGGATTGTTAACAGTTGAGATGGCATTCATTTCTTTGTCTTGGGACGTGAGGGTGCGGAAGCATTGTTTTAAAACCCATATCAGCCCCTGGAAATTAACCCGGGATCTTGAACCGGTatgggttaaaaaataataaaataaatttttttgattaatcCAGTCAAAAATCTAGAATGATGTGGTAATCCGATCGACTCGGatctaattcaaataaaatctgtGTTATCAATTCGTtgactttaaaagaaaaacaatagtgttgtttttatttttatgaaaatcaagagaatccagattaattcttttaatttataattttggttttattgATCTCGaattaggttttaaaattagGAGTGAGGGTTGGTGCAGGATGATGGGCTTTGCTGTAAAGATTCTGTTTTCCTCGATTGGTGGACTCTTTCGAAGGTTACTAGCGTCCAGACATTCCTAAAATTGGAAACAGTCTCTCCAGATCTTAAGTGCTAAGACTCGAGAGTTCAAcattaatcatttaattaatttcataggATTATCAACCTCAGTTTTGtgttttactttatttatgTTGAACGCGGTGTAGTCGTGTGAAAAAAACGTGTTTGATAGATGACAGGTTCAACAATCTGATTCTTGACTTCGTTTGATGtgttaattaaatattcaaattattatgaaaataatgcTTCAATAAGCGACATCCATGCTTGACTGGGAAGTTAGAGAAAGGAATCTTCCCTCTTACTACCCGATCGGATATAATGGATAGATTTGATTTGACAATGAAGTTTGATTcgagttaaatttattttcaaatcattttaaatattcatttggTTACACTTGAATAATATGGATTATAACAATGTAAatacaatattattattgaaaaaaaaaactgattaaactttcaattaaaGGTAAAAATGTCTTCTCTATTGGGATATATCCaacattataaaattgatttagagCAAAATGGcctaatcatgttttttttcttacaatacaatacaataattattttacctttaaaagcaacaaaaacacCTTTGATGAGgggatttttcatcttttccttgaaagagaaaaaaatatacatgcatgGATGGGCTTCTCTGTCctcttttttaaatagtaaaatgacaaaactaaccttgtaattttaattattttttattttgtcattcttcttttaattattgtttatttggtatttgatgctttttgaagttttgattgttttc is a window encoding:
- the LOC133683152 gene encoding lysine histidine transporter-like 8, with protein sequence MEERPETELISIPATPRASTPEILTPSGQRSPRPASKEAKSSTAWTPTSFISPRFLSPIGTPMKRVLINMKGYLEEVGHLTKLNPQDAWLPITESRNGNAHYAAFHNLNAGVGFQALVLPVAFAFLGWSWGILSLTIAYCWQLYTLWILVQLHEAVPGKRYNRYVELAQAAFGERLGLWLALFPTVYLSAGTATALILIGGETMKLFFQIVCGPLCSSNPLTTVEWYLVFTSLCIVLSQLPNLNSIAGLSLIGAITAITYSTMVWVLSVSQQRPPTISYEPLSLPSFSASVFSVMNALGIVAFAFRGHNLAMEIQATMPSTFKHPAHVPMWKGAKVAYFFIALCLFPVAIGGFWAYGNLMPSGGILNALYGFHSHDIPRGLLAMTFLLVVFNCLSSFQIYSMPVFDSFEASYTTRTNRPCSIWVRSGFRVFYGFISFFIGVALPFLSSLAGLLGGLTLPVTFAYPCFMWVLIKKPSKYSFNWYFNWILGWLGIAFSLAFSIGGVWSMVNSGLKLKFFKPPN